The genomic stretch CTTAAATCCATCTCGTGAGTTGTACCTGAATTCCACttgattttatgaaattttttataatatatcatcagagctaattttaataaaagatATGTAGtcacaaattaaaaatatgacgtagaaattaaaaaaaggtttaGTTATACTTTTCTTAGAAATATCTTAGCCTATGAAATTAAATTGTAATATTTCATATAATTTGGCAAGAGAAACTATCTTTTCATTGCTTGGGGAATAGTAGCAACAGTCCAGGCACAAGAAAATGTTCCCTCCGTACATCAATAATCTCTCATTTGGTTTCGTTTGCCAATATATGTCTCATTTGtctttttttactacttttgataATAAACTCTATATTTCATTATCTTTATGTCACTCCCATTTTCTCATTCACTTTATATTACATTTCTAATACCCATACCAAGTCAAAATAAACCTATTATTTGTGGATAGAGAGTAATATTTTCTATTATGTATTCTAAATATTCTTCTAGTTTTAGTTAAACAAATTATAGGATAGTATTATGAAGATTTTAACATCACAATCCTGAACCCTTTTTACTCCTCAGGAGGCATATAGCTGGTTCGAAAAATAAGTCATGAATTCAAATTTTGCTATAAATTTCAGATCACGTTACATAAATGACACCAACAAACGACATCTGAAGTTAGTTAATATGGAAAAAACGATTAACATCTTGTAAATAATTTTTATCAAGAATTTTTTATCAAATTACAAGTAGTAGTATGTAACAAATTTTTCCATTAAACCAAAAAAGccaaatttcttttttaaaatgaatttacaAAGATATAGGACTTTCGAAGTAAATATAGACCAACCGTTTCATAATGGAGTATAGTAAAATTTTCCtcacataatttttttaagaaaaattctCAAGAAGGCACAAGCAAAATTTTAAGCCACTGCCTATGGCTATGAAAAAGTTCATTTCAATGCCCATTTCTTTTTTCAAGAAATTTTGATGGGCATTCATGGAGAAATATGCTGTACAATCGATTGCACCGTATACACTCATCTCTCCAGTATATAATTAGCACTACTTAACACAAggtaaaaaacaagaaaaagataAGATAAATACCATTCTATGCTCACCATGCcttcttcccctttttctttctcttgcTGCTGCTATTGGTGCCCCCGCCGCTGCTGTCACTCTTGGAATTTGACCCGGAAGGGCTCTCAGATGTGGTGCCACCGAAATTCTCAAACATCCCACTCTGCATCGCGTTCTGCAACCACTCTAAGAATTCCTCCTCTGACATAGTCTCTTCCATGTTGGGCGCTGGCATCCCACCCCGTTGCCCGGGGACAGTCCCTTTTGCTTGGGCGTTCTTGGAGACCACGCTGGTGTTCACATGGAAGCTCGGTTTGTGGGTGTTGACGGGGCACCTCATTCCCTGCCAAAATCGATAGAAAGAGGCGTGTAAACCACAGAGGCTCCAAATGGATCACCATTTTAGCAAGGGAAAACCGAGGCTCTACCTGACAAATGTACCATTCTGTTGCATCATATACCTTGCCACCAGCACAAACATACGCAGACGGGCTTTCGacctaaaaaaattattcagaAAGGTCAGTACCAGTTTTTGAACAAGGGCACGATTGCTCGTTCCTTGTCATGGTTTTTGGTGCACTCACCTGCTGCAGCATGCCAAAGAAGAAGGGTTGTGAGGATTGCTCTACCCACCCATCCCCATCTTTTGCCTGATGAAAATCTTTGCATTCCTTCAATACGACATCAGAATAGCATCCAACTCAATATTAGCTAAAAGCCGAATCCATTAGGGTTGGGTGGAGGGGAGGGAAGGAGAGTTACCTGACACCATCTGGCTTTAACTTTTAGTTTGTTGGTAAACACCCAATTATGGAAATGGCCACACTTTCTGCAAGCAATCTGTCGAGACTCTCTGAGTGGGTCATCTCCGTTTTCTGGGCGACCAAACCTGGACTTAAACGAGCCATGACCTTGGTTCTGGGGAAAGGATAAATCAAAGATTAAGCCAGGGATCAAATGAAGTGTCCCGGtttatgaaaatgaaattgGCAAACGAATCCAGCACAGAAACAGAGCTCAGCTTATCATAAAGTAAAGCAGGGTGGCCTTCAACTAAACAGAGGCGGAATATTTTAAACTTTATAAGCGCagtaggaaaaaaaaaagggagACATGGGTTTGAACCTGAGGAGACGTATTCTGGAATTTACGGAAATAATTCAATAGTTCTTGCCTTCTCAACTCATCATCATATTCTTTTCTCTTGAAAGAATCTAGTAAAACCTGTGGATCCCGTCTCAAGTTACATCAATTgcgatttgaaatttcaaacatAATACAAAGTTTAAATGAGAGAGAGAGCGGGAGGGGTGGAGGGACCTCGTAAGCATTCTGAAGTTTCTTGAAAGCTTCCACAGCTTTCTCGTCGCCCATATTTTTATCAGGGTGAACAAGCATTGCCTGACAAAGAACAACAGTTATCAACTGGATATGCACTCTTTTAACCACCGATATAAAGTTATGAAGACATTAACCTTCTTCCGGTACTCCCTCTTAATAACTGATGCATCAATATTTTCAAATCGAGACAAGCCCAAGGCAGCATAATGATCTGCACAATTCAACAAGCGGACAACCTCATCTTCGGAAGTCATTTCAGAATCAGACCCACTAGTTGAAGGCATTCCCGGGCTACGATCAGCCCGGTGACCACCAGAACCATTGTCAGTTGGCAGAGATTCATTAGGATGAAAAGGCGTTTGGCCTTGAAATCCAGTTGTTTGTTCTGGATTGCTATGTGCTGTTCCTTGCTCATTAATGATATTCCTCAGCAAAAACAGCAGAGCATCGCTTGATATGAATGATAAGTTCAACCCCAAAACTAAACCTAACCACCCAACGTAATTCCAGGCACAATACATTGAATACACACTAGTGATGAAGAGAGCAAGACGATCATGAGTTGTCATGAATGCCAGTCCTGAAATTTGACAAGTCACAGTATTAGTTTTACTCAAAACGAAAAATTGGACACAAAGATAGCAATGCTCGTAACTTATTATTCATTTCAGAAGAGACTCACCTCCAAGAAATATAATGAGCCCTGTAGTCCAAAAGCTGCCGTAAAACCATAGAAAGATAATGAGGCCAGACATTACTATTGCAAGTGTGAAGCCAAGAAATAGTCCGACTGCAGCAGTCACAACCTACATTACCCGGTATGTGCagagaaaaaattatataaataaagcaTAACACATCACACAAAAATACAGCTTGGATATTATACTCTAGACACCGAACTGTCCTGCTAATGGTGAGTAGTGAACGTGTTAACCTTTTATAAAATGAAACAAAGCTACATTGCAATGATCTCACAAACACCGAGTGAAGATGGAACAAATGCCATAGATAACATCACAAGATATTATTTTACCGAATATGTAAATGACATACCAAGGTAAGTAGAAACTTGCCAAGGCCAGCCATGGCAATCACTGAAAGAACACTACACCATAGTATCAAGAAAAACGACGTAGTTCCCATGCGCAGAAAAGAATCCATGCCCCTCACAGTGCAGTCCAACCAAACCATAAAGAGAAGAAGCATTATATTCCCTATATGCCTAATCCATCTGAATATGATAGGTTTTGAATGCTGAATCTTCGTCCTGACGTGATCACAGCCATTTAATATGTCGGACTTTAGAACGGCAAAGGTAGGCTTGTGCCTCTCTACCCAGCTGGCAGATGACCGTGCCACTGAAAGTGCTGCAGTCCTTATGAATTTAAAAACTGCTGTTTCAGGGTACTCCACGTTTCCCAGCCCTTCTTCTCTACCGAGGCCACCCACTGAATCATCAACACCATTAACATTATTGAAATCATTATGGGGCATGTCACTTCCATCTCCTACATTTGAAGCTTCAGCTGTAGACGCACCACTCTTTTCcacttcaatattatcattagaCGATACTGCAGGTCCGGTAACAGTCTCATCTGCACTTTTTCTATCTTTACTTTGAGACTTCCTAGATTTTTTCTTAGAATTCTTCCCATCCTGAGCACTATCCACATCATTAGTGTTCTTTGTGAAATGCTCAGAATGGGTACCATTAGGAAGTTCCTTGCCCAACTTCATCTCTTCATTGTTTGTGTTACCTCCATCCTTGGTGGCTAGAGGTGAAGTGGCAGGATCCGAAACTTCAGCTTTACGGTTTCTAGGGCGCTGATCCAAACCATTCTTTTGTTGTTTTTCCTTTCTAGCCATCACAAATGTAATGTTTATAGGCTATAGCTTCCGTGAAATATGACGCTTGAGTCAAATTAATATCATTACTAAATGGAATTCGGATGAAAATCTGTGACAAGATAAATAGGGCAATTTAATTATATGAGTGGCAGCACTAGCATTGATAGGTAAATCTAATGGAAACAAAAGTTGGAAAAATAGGTAAACTGTTAATTTAAGGAAATATCATTGTCAACAAAAGCGCATAACCGAattcttagaaaaaaaaaatttgaggcAGGAATCACAACTACATCCTCTGATTCTTTTTGATGAAGCCTTAGTTGACTCGAGCAAAAAAGTTCACACTGTCGAAGAACAA from Salvia splendens isolate huo1 chromosome 4, SspV2, whole genome shotgun sequence encodes the following:
- the LOC121799777 gene encoding uncharacterized protein LOC121799777; its protein translation is MARKEKQQKNGLDQRPRNRKAEVSDPATSPLATKDGGNTNNEEMKLGKELPNGTHSEHFTKNTNDVDSAQDGKNSKKKSRKSQSKDRKSADETVTGPAVSSNDNIEVEKSGASTAEASNVGDGSDMPHNDFNNVNGVDDSVGGLGREEGLGNVEYPETAVFKFIRTAALSVARSSASWVERHKPTFAVLKSDILNGCDHVRTKIQHSKPIIFRWIRHIGNIMLLLFMVWLDCTVRGMDSFLRMGTTSFFLILWCSVLSVIAMAGLGKFLLTLVVTAAVGLFLGFTLAIVMSGLIIFLWFYGSFWTTGLIIFLGGLAFMTTHDRLALFITSVYSMYCAWNYVGWLGLVLGLNLSFISSDALLFLLRNIINEQGTAHSNPEQTTGFQGQTPFHPNESLPTDNGSGGHRADRSPGMPSTSGSDSEMTSEDEVVRLLNCADHYAALGLSRFENIDASVIKREYRKKAMLVHPDKNMGDEKAVEAFKKLQNAYEVLLDSFKRKEYDDELRRQELLNYFRKFQNTSPQNQGHGSFKSRFGRPENGDDPLRESRQIACRKCGHFHNWVFTNKLKVKARWCQECKDFHQAKDGDGWVEQSSQPFFFGMLQQVESPSAYVCAGGKVYDATEWYICQGMRCPVNTHKPSFHVNTSVVSKNAQAKGTVPGQRGGMPAPNMEETMSEEEFLEWLQNAMQSGMFENFGGTTSESPSGSNSKSDSSGGGTNSSSKRKKKGKKAW